TTATTATACACATCCTTCCTCCTTTCAAAACAGCTAGAggccatttgtttatttttaaattaaagtaaaTCAAAATTCACTTTGTTGCAGGCCTGGCAGTGACTGGAGTCAGCTAATGTGTCAGGAAATGGGACAGAGCTGAAGGCCTTAAATCAAGGCACAGGATCCGGACCTCCCGCCATTGTTACGACAGCTTAGTGTTAACCTGAATCCCCGCTCCAGGTTCTGGAGGCCAGCTGAGTCTGCCCACACCCCAATCCAAACTCCCAGGGAAGAAATCCGACTGGGCACACTGGGCTAGAATCCACCTGTGTCCTGTCGACTGGGGCCGGgtcatgtacctcaaaggagTGGGGCCTGGAAGGAAGAGACGCCCTCACCCCCCAAGGGCCTGAGCACGCAGCAGACAGCACCTTGAGAGAAGAGGCAAGGTCAAGAATCATTCTGCTCCAAACGAAGTCACACTGAGACCTACAGAAAAAGCTGACCCAGGTAGGGTGTCAGCGGGAAAGACGGCTGTGGCTGCCTGCAGGTCCCTCCCCAAGGGCAGATGTGACAGCTGTTTGTCAGTCAGGTAAACCTGCCCCCTGGCTCGCACCTCTGTCTGTTGCCCCTGAGCTGAGTGTTATGGGGCCGTGCAGGGGGAGCAGAGGCCACCGCAACCCCCAGAACTTTAGGAGGCTGCGTTTGCAGGAGAAGCACCACCTCGGCTGCTCTCGTGACCATTTCCCCGACGACCTTTTCTAGTCCTTAACACTGGCATCTGCTCATGTTGGGAGCAGTCTCACCCCATCAGCCAACCTGAGCACAGGgcgaggtgtgtgtgtgtgtgtgtgtgtgtgtgtgtgtgtgtgtgtgtttccagacTGGAACTGGGACAAAAGAGTCCTGGAGAGTCTGGAGAGTTTTCTCAAGGCCTCTCCAGGGCCTGCCCAGTGGGATCTGCACAGGAGACCCCTGCTGACCACCTGGGACCCTTCGGGTAGATCCACAGGTTAAGGAGAATGAGTGTTATCCCATAAGTCACGGACACTGGAGAAGAGTTTTGAGCAGGGGCCAGTTGGAGAGGAAAGTAGCAGTGAGGGAGGAAATTGCCGGAAGCGGTGTGCCCCTGGATTCCGGGCTGGGAGTTGAACTGCTGGATTGAGAGGAATGGGTTGgcaacctgcaggcaatccaggcTCCAGAGGCCCAGAGCTTGGCTTAAGGAGGGAGGACTTGGAAATAGACATTCGGAATGTGATGAAGATCCCACGGGACTTGGCAGTTCATTTActatgggaaggagagagaaaatgtcaAGCTTGAGAGAGGGAATGTTTTCCACATCCATAGATCAACATATCCACCAAGAGGCAGAAGGAGAAGGTGATCCATGAATTCTACATGGTCTCTGGCCTTGCAAAAGGCACATCCTCTTCTCTCATCTTTAGCCATTCCAGGAAAGACCCCAAGAGCCAACATAGAGATATCAtggaggaggtgagagaagaataaagagaaaagaaaattccattgCCAGTCTGTAACAGTACTTTACCCACATTCTCAAAAATCCTCAGAATAACCCCAAGAGCTCTGGGAGACGTGCGCGGGGCCTGGCCGCTCAGAGCAGGTGCTCGGAGCAGGATgacacttcaggtctcctcctgtGCGTCTTGTCCAGGCTGACAGATGGGCTGAAGAAAGCCCTGGTGGGGACTGAGGGCCAGCCTCAGGCTAGGGATCCACCTGTGCTCCGGCTGTCAGGAAATCGAGCAAGGACAAGGACCCCTGTCGGGACATCAGGCAGAGAAGAGATGTAGGGGCACAGGTGGGAGTTTATTTTTGGCTGAGTTGAGTTTGACAGGATAGTGGGGTCCCGGAGAGACAGGTAGACCTCAGCTTGGGTGAGAGTTCAGGGCTCGAGTCCAAGGCTGGGGGTCACCCATCAGAGACTGTGACTTGAGATCACTGTtcaagttcattcttctttagagtAAAGTTGACATTGGTTCGTCTCAAACAAATTTACATTCTCATCTCATGCAGCTCATCTGGTAGGAATAATAAGCTGGCAGAGGAATACTAATGAGAAAAGGGACTGGAGAGGCATTTTATAATTAATCAAGTTATGATTATGGACACCCAATTAAGGTGGGGGGAGGTATTTTTCTTGAACATGAAGGACAGGACCAGGGGTTGGGTTTTAGGGTCACATGGGCTTTCTCTTTTGTTCCagtccatttttctttcccccatgAATTAATTAATCTAGACTCTGAACCAGAACCAATTTGATATCTTTCAGGAGGGCCTGTGTTAATTTGGATTTGATCTTTGACCCTGGAGGGGGATGCTGATCTCGTGCTGTAGGTTCACTCAGTGAGCTAACACTGTGTTGGCCTGGGGTTGGGCATTGAACAAGTCAGACTTGATGTCTGCCCTCAGTCTCCAAGAAGGAAGAGAGGTCAGTCCCTGGAAAAGAGTAAATGGATATGGAGATGAAGATGTAGGCAGATGCTATGGTCTCACTGATTTTGTGTCTCCAGAATGCCTGTGTTGAGACCTGGCCCCTGAGGGAATGCCATTAGGATCGTGCGGCCTTTGGGGAGGTGATTAGATCTCAAGGGCAGCGCCCTCATGAGTTGGGTCACTGCCCTTGTGAAAGAGACCTGAGGACTCCCTTGTCCCTTCCACCACATGAGGACACGGTGAGAAAgcaccatctatgaaccaggaagtggCCCTCGCCAGATGCTGAATCTGTGGGTGCTGTGATCTTAGTCTTTTCAGCAGGCAGAAATGTGAGGAATAGATTTCTGCTTAGAGTATTCTGCAGAGCAGCCCAAACTGACGAAGATGGCGGAAGAGTAACAACCAAGAAACACACAAAAGGAGCTAAGCAAGAAGGTCAAAAGCAGGAGCCacatcagaagaatgagaatgagAGAAGGGTCAACAGAACGGCAGTCAGGACGTGACTCGCCTCCTCCGGGAGCAGCTTCAGGAGAAGAGCAGGGCGGAAGCCAGGTGCTCAGGACAGGTGCACAGGGGATGGTGAGGCAGAGTCAGCCTTTCATGAGCTCCCCCAGTGAAGGGGCAGCAAAGAAACCTGCAGGTGCTCGGAACCAGGAAAGAGGTTTAAAGGGCAGGGCAGATGCACAGAGGGCAACTGGGAAAATCGCTTTCACTTgattatgctttaaaatattctgacCCACTGATAGGAAAATAGAGAActaaattatggtatattcatGAAACAGACCAAATAGTAAACTGTCCttatatacacaataaaacaCATTCCAGAGACTTAATTTTGAGCTAAAGTATATATAATGTATGATTCCAATTATGTCAATTCAAAGacagacaaaataatacataaggCTAGAGATTAGAACAGTGCTAACCTGGTTGGGGAGTGGGCACAGATGGGGAAGAGGTCTCAGAAACACTCTAGAACAATTTTAGTGATGTATCCATACATAAAAATTCACCAGGTTGTACGTGTGTTTGTGTAACCATGTACCTTATGTCttgatttttaaagtcttttaagtgaaaaaatggaCAGAAGATCTGAATATGTATTATCTGTTACTGTGCAACAAACTACCTCAAAACTTAGCATCTTAAAACGGTAAGAATTTAGTGTTTCATGGTTTCTACTGGAATCTGGGAAATGTTTAACTGAgtggttctggctcagggtctTCTCATGAGGTTTTGGTGACGATGTCAGCCAGGGAGGTAGGGCTCTCGAGGCTTGACTGGGGCGGGAAGGTCCACCTCTAACACGGCACACTCAAATGGCTCTTGGCAGGAGGCTTCAGTTGCTTGCTGTGTGAGCTTCTCCATAGGACTGCTTGGGTttcctcacaacatggcagcTGGTTTCATCCAGAATGAGTGGCCAGGAGAGAGCAAGATGGAGCCCACTCTGTCTTATGACCTCATCTCAGAAGTAACCCATATCACTTCCACCGAGTTCTATTCATTAGTTACTATAACTAGCCCACACTTAGGGGAGAGAAACTAGATTCCTCTTGAAGGAAAGAGTATCAAAAGCACATCAGGGTCTGTGGGCTTATTTGAAAACCACCACCCTACGGAAAAGGCCCATTCCCAATGTTTGCAGGTCTGGAAAGAGACCAGGATCTGGGAAGACCCCTGTAATAGGCAGAATATCATCCCACAAAGATACCCGCGTTCTAATTCCCTGAAACAGTAAATATGTCATGTTATATGGCAAAGAGGTCTTTAGGTTGCAAATCAGCTAACCTTAAAATAAGGAGAACATTCTGGATTATCTGGGGGGATTCAATGTCATCACAAAGGTCcttaaaaatggaaggaagaggTAGAAGTGTCAGCGTGGGGCAGCATGAGAAAGACCCAACCAGTCATTGCTGGCTTTCGGGCTGGGAGGAGGCCCTGAGTCAAGGAATGTAGGCACCTGTTCAGGCTGGGAAAGGTGAGGAAACGGATTCTGGTTGCCTCCAGGAGCAGAGCCCAGTGATACCCATTTCTTGTTGTCAGTTTGTAGTGACCTGTTTATTACAGGGCATTGGGGGTCTCTCTTGAGGTCACACAGACCAACTCCTGATATCTTCAGGGACTTCCCCGTGCTTTACCTGGGACCTTTGTAGAACCAGGTGGAATGAAGGGAGACAGTGCCCCCGGGGAGTAGAGGGAGAAAACCTTGGGATAACTCAGATCTCACAGGaagccatcaggaagcagaaagaggggctggggtctgAAATAGGCTGATTtggaacaacagcaacaaaaacaacactGCACCCTGATATTCAAGACGGTGACACCTTTTTGGGCTTTAAATGAAGAGTTTTTTAATCTCCTGGTGGAGGCCTGGGCAGGCGTGCTGGTTTAAGAGGGCAACAAGCCCTCGCTGCACGGCTCAAGGATGAGGAGAGGATGATCCGGGGCTGCTGGCTAGGTGGGAAGCACGTACTCCATCTCATCGCGGTTGAGGTAAAGATAAATTAGAAAGCAGCTCCAGATGCCAAGGATGAAAAGGGCTCCCAGGCCTGGCATGGAAGTTTCCCGCTGGTTGGAAAGAAAGGCGGGACCCTGAGGCGAGGTCAGGCCTGCCGCTGGGGGGCGCCCTCCCACCATGGAGCCGCTGGGCAGCAGCCTTAGGCGTGGCCACCCACGTCctccttcctggtgccacgtcctctGCAACTGAGTGGTTGTGCGGGGTGGCAGAGTCCCTCACAGTCCCTGCTCCCTGCACAACCGTGGGGTGGGGTTTGAGGCAGAGGCAGCCGGAGCGGCTCCCTCCGGAGAGCAAGTCACCCCCTGAGAAGGCCCTCCTCGCCTGGATCTACCTACCCCTGATTGTAGTTGGTCTTTAGGGCACACAACAAACATTTCTCCTGCGGAGGACAGAAACGGCACAAGAAAGGTCATTTTTCCCTGGTCCAAGATGGCCAGCCTGCTGGGCACCTCATCGGGCCTTGCTATAGGAAAGGACAGAATAATGCAGTGGAACTCGGGAGCAGGTTCGTCCAGGGTCAAGTCCTACAGGGTCCTGGCTTAGGAAGCGCCGCAGGCCTGGAAGGCAGGGAGGCGTCCAAGGGCAGGGGAGGTGGCGCCCACCCGGGTCGCGGGAGAGGCGCGGGCAGCCTCCACTTACGCAGCAGCTCCTACACTGAGGAAGGGAATCCGGCAGCTCCTTTTTGGGTTTGGGTGACACCACCGTGTTCTTGTGAAGAGACAAGGCCGCGGCGCCAGCTCCGTCCATCTTCCTGAGCCTGAGCCGAGGGTCTGCGTCCGTCTTTGCCACCAGCCCGAGTTCCTCCGGCTCCATCCATCCTCTTCGaaagggactgggggaggggcCAGGGAGGGGCGGAGAGTTGGGGACGAGCGTCCACCAGCACACGGGCGGCCTGGGGGGCCTTGACTCCGAGCCTTGGGCGGCAGGAGCCAAGACAACCCCTGGAGGAGTCCTGAGGCCTCTGAAGCCCCAGCCGTTGGGCACAGCGAAGGGAGGAGATGGGATGAGGAGAGGCGGGGGTTACACTTACAGCTTGTTGTTCTTCTGTATATTTATTAAAACCTCCATCTTCTCATCCATATCCTTCTGCATTTCCTTCAAGAGAAAAGTCAAGACTAGAACCCTCACTCTGAAGAGCGTTGaggtccctcctccctcctcaagAATCCTCGCTAGATTTGGCCGAGTGGCTGGTGGGGTGTCCACGACACCTGCTGCCCCCTCGCTCCATGATGGGAACCAAGCACAGGCAGAGGTTAGGGGCCTGAGCAAAGCCTCCAGGCAACTGAGGTATAAAGTCTAAGGTGTAAAGCCACAGCTGGTTTGGGTTGATGCCTATAAAGTGATGAACGCAAGAGAACAAATCTTGTGACACTGAAGACATTCGACTCCGATGTTTTGACCCCTGCCTGCGTTTTTGTGTTGGCTCCATCTTTGTACCCAATTCTGGCAGACATGGCCAACCCCAAATAAAACTGAAGGCAGCCGAAGGGCTGCAGCACTCATTAGTcactaagaaaggaaagaattgaaTAGATTTCTTGGCAGAGTTTAGATCTGCAAAACTCGACCTGTGCAAATTGGACAGAAATAGTGGACTTAAAGAAATTAGAAGACGGCAGAAACTATGATTGATGGTTTTTGTTATGGACAAAAACACACTTGAATTGaccatcataaaataaaaatgaaaataatttactcCAATGAAAgtaatttgagaaaaaagaaagatctggaaACAGTTTATCCTGATGTAGCAAAATTGGTCAAGAAATTACACTGTTTGGGGGAAGATGATTTCAGAAAATGCCTCTTGACATATTTGAATCAAATATTATGTATCCCTGAAGACAAGACTACCCCCTCAGGTTCAAAATGTCAAAGTCAAAACTTCCCATATTCTTACCAGCCTGTCACTCTGAAGTCATCACATTCCAAATGGATCTCCTTTGCCCTTTGAAATTAGCTCTATTTCTTAACTATCCTTGTCATTGCTAACACTTCCTTATCCAGATTAAAACTTCGGTGTCACCATGGACACTTGCCTTATGagactttattcttttctttttttaaatatttttttagatgttgatagacctttattttattcacttatttatacacagtgctgagaatcgaacccagtacctcacacatgcgacgcaagcgctctaccactgagccacaaccccagtccaagacttcatttttattttgaatttgtcaCTGTGaattgttgtttcttttcttttcttttaatatttctttagttgtcaatggaccttgaTTTTACtgatttatatgcagtgctgagaatcaaacccaggacctcacagtGCTAGGCACTGGGCCACAGCCCGGCCCAACCGTTGTTTCTCTGAACGCATCTCTCAGATTTACCCTTTTCAATCTCTTCCTGAAATGAAAGGTGGTCATCTCTCTTCACCTTGAGCAGAGGCAGCTCCCTGCCTGTGTCCTTGCTGCCAGATAGTCACACCTGCTCCCACCTGCCCAGGCCACCTTGCCAGCAGCTGTTCTGTGATTCAGGATCTCAGAGGCCTCTCTGCGCACAGAACCGAGGCCCAGCTTGTCCGCTGCCTTGTGCCATGCTGTTCTGTTCCCACGTTTCCCCAGCTGATCCCACTGCATGGCTGAGCTCCCCACTGACCACAAAACAGAACATCCCTGCTGCTT
This genomic stretch from Sciurus carolinensis chromosome 12, mSciCar1.2, whole genome shotgun sequence harbors:
- the Tex35 gene encoding testis-expressed protein 35, which produces MSAKRAEQKKTSVSKNYKAVYLELKPETNKTYDCKGVKHQGPFNKTGITHELKSELREVREELKEKMEEIKQIKDVMDKDFDKLHEFVEIMKEMQKDMDEKMEVLINIQKNNKLPFRRGWMEPEELGLVAKTDADPRLRLRKMDGAGAAALSLHKNTVVSPKPKKELPDSLPQCRSCCRETSMPGLGALFILGIWSCFLIYLYLNRDEMEYVLPT